Proteins found in one Desulfosoma sp. genomic segment:
- the sat gene encoding sulfate adenylyltransferase — MSKLVPPHGKERKLKPLLLEGEARRAEMEKAKTLKKVPMTSREASDLVMLGIGAFTPLEGFMGYDDWKGVCDEYKMADGTFWPIPITLSADKDLADSLAPNEEVALWDVENDQILGTMKVTEKYTIDKEHECKSVFWTTDAAGHPGVAKVMAQKEFNLAGPVKVLSESFYPEVFKGTYQTPAEARRIFDEKGWARVAAFQTRNPMHRSHEYLCKIAVEVMDGVYIHQLLGKLKAGDIPADVRKKAIDALVDNYFVKDTIVVGGYPAEMRYGGPREALLHAVFRQNYGCSHLIVGRDHAGVGDYYGPFDAQKIFDEIPQDALITKPLKIDWTFWCFKCDGMASMRTCPHGKADRLILSGTMVRKTLSEGGELDPHFSRPEVLEILKEYYASLEEKVEIKLHGAATGDAPAKK; from the coding sequence ATGTCCAAGTTGGTTCCTCCCCATGGAAAAGAAAGAAAGCTCAAACCCCTGCTTTTGGAAGGTGAAGCTCGCAGAGCTGAAATGGAAAAAGCCAAGACCCTGAAAAAGGTCCCCATGACGAGCCGGGAGGCTTCGGACTTGGTCATGTTGGGCATCGGTGCCTTCACGCCTCTTGAGGGCTTCATGGGCTATGACGACTGGAAGGGTGTTTGTGATGAATACAAGATGGCGGACGGCACTTTCTGGCCTATTCCCATCACCCTTTCCGCGGACAAAGACCTTGCCGACAGCTTGGCTCCCAATGAGGAAGTGGCCCTGTGGGATGTGGAAAACGACCAGATCCTGGGCACCATGAAGGTGACGGAAAAATATACCATTGATAAAGAACACGAATGCAAGTCCGTATTCTGGACCACGGACGCGGCCGGGCATCCGGGGGTCGCGAAGGTTATGGCCCAAAAGGAATTCAACCTGGCCGGTCCCGTGAAGGTTTTGAGTGAAAGCTTCTATCCGGAAGTGTTCAAAGGTACTTATCAAACGCCGGCGGAAGCGCGCAGGATTTTTGACGAAAAGGGTTGGGCTCGAGTGGCTGCGTTTCAGACTCGCAACCCCATGCACCGCAGCCATGAATATCTTTGCAAGATTGCCGTGGAAGTCATGGACGGCGTCTATATTCACCAGCTTCTTGGAAAGCTCAAAGCCGGGGATATTCCCGCCGATGTTCGCAAGAAAGCCATTGACGCTCTGGTGGACAATTACTTTGTGAAAGACACCATCGTGGTGGGCGGTTATCCGGCTGAAATGCGTTATGGGGGTCCTCGAGAAGCCTTGCTTCATGCCGTGTTTCGCCAAAATTACGGCTGCAGCCATCTGATCGTAGGGCGTGACCATGCGGGTGTGGGTGACTATTACGGCCCGTTTGACGCTCAGAAGATTTTTGATGAAATCCCTCAAGACGCCTTAATCACCAAGCCGCTCAAGATCGATTGGACCTTCTGGTGCTTCAAGTGTGATGGCATGGCTTCCATGAGGACCTGCCCGCACGGTAAAGCCGACCGTCTCATTCTTTCGGGCACCATGGTACGCAAGACCTTGTCCGAGGGTGGGGAACTGGATCCGCATTTCTCTCGGCCCGAAGTTTTGGAGATTCTCAAGGAGTACTACGCAAGCCTGGAAGAAAAGGTGGAAATCAAGCTTCACGGAGCGGCCACAGGGGATGCTCCGGCCAAGAAGTAA
- a CDS encoding lytic transglycosylase domain-containing protein, whose amino-acid sequence MATILRHGFYRPQEERAGTQPSLFLSIVLVLFMTVPAFTTTKAMAGSVDPLERILGVDQRVSLPSGDSLLAAVPVKPGTRGRSPSAFPLDSPALLQEQSITFQEHPSISAFVQKHVVRDPDGFQLMLERAWMYLPIMKEILDVVGAPSDLLAVVCVESRFRGQARSGAGAAGFWQLMPRTARTLGLRVDGWVDERFDPIKSTRAAAVYLMDLYEQFGSWEMALAAYNVGDGAVRQAMSRYRTEDFWTLYRMKALPYQTRQFVPKVLAAVKVLHNFKDYGLEKPNYEPLWAFTTVWVHHPLSLNQASAWTGVPLEVLKRLNPALRRNQIPSGTGYQLRLPPAAVEDFLLAYEKLMNKRS is encoded by the coding sequence ATGGCGACGATCCTTCGGCATGGGTTTTACCGGCCCCAGGAAGAGCGCGCAGGGACTCAACCTTCACTTTTTCTCTCCATCGTGCTGGTGCTTTTCATGACCGTCCCGGCTTTCACGACCACAAAAGCCATGGCGGGTTCGGTCGATCCACTGGAACGGATCCTCGGCGTCGACCAGAGGGTAAGCCTTCCGTCAGGAGACTCTCTTCTAGCGGCTGTTCCCGTGAAACCGGGAACTCGAGGCCGCTCTCCTTCAGCCTTCCCTCTTGATTCCCCAGCGCTTTTGCAAGAACAGTCCATAACCTTTCAAGAACATCCCAGCATCTCGGCCTTCGTGCAAAAGCATGTGGTGCGTGACCCCGATGGGTTCCAACTGATGTTGGAGCGGGCCTGGATGTACCTTCCTATCATGAAGGAAATCCTGGATGTGGTGGGGGCGCCTTCCGATCTTTTGGCTGTGGTTTGTGTGGAAAGCCGTTTTCGAGGCCAGGCGAGATCGGGTGCTGGAGCCGCCGGGTTCTGGCAACTTATGCCAAGGACGGCTCGCACTCTCGGTCTGCGTGTGGACGGCTGGGTGGATGAACGTTTCGATCCTATCAAATCCACTCGAGCCGCGGCCGTGTATCTTATGGACCTCTACGAACAGTTCGGTTCGTGGGAAATGGCTTTGGCGGCCTACAATGTGGGTGACGGAGCGGTGCGTCAGGCCATGAGCCGCTATCGTACAGAGGACTTTTGGACGCTCTACAGAATGAAGGCCCTGCCCTATCAGACGCGGCAGTTTGTGCCCAAGGTTTTGGCGGCCGTCAAGGTGCTTCACAATTTTAAAGACTACGGGCTGGAAAAACCCAATTATGAACCATTATGGGCTTTCACCACCGTTTGGGTGCATCACCCCTTGTCGCTCAACCAAGCTTCCGCTTGGACCGGTGTTCCCCTGGAGGTCTTGAAGCGACTGAATCCAGCCCTGCGCCGAAACCAAATTCCTTCAGGGACGGGCTACCAACTGAGGCTTCCACCCGCGGCGGTGGAAGATTTTCTGTTGGCCTATGAAAAGCTGATGAACAAAAGAAGCTGA
- the rimO gene encoding 30S ribosomal protein S12 methylthiotransferase RimO codes for MVKKAAVVSLGCAKNLVDSEVLAAQIRHMGYEIVDDALQAELIVVNTCGFLESAVQEAVDHILEMSRCKEEGACAHLVAVGCMVQRYGRKLVALLPEVDLFLGTSYYHRFAEVFTEFLRKGSPTILLDRPGYFYHGGIQRLPSTPAHWAYVKIAEGCSHRCSFCLIPALRGPCRSRTVEDVVQEVRDLVQAGVVEVNLIAQDTTAFGSDLGQSGALCRLLEALEEVSGLRWVRLLYTSPFGIHDELLRTMAGSSKVVPYLDIPFQHCVPRILEAMHRREKCLHPMDLIDRVRTLLPEVSLRTSLMVGFPGETEDDFRELCRFVEAVRFDHMGVFAFSAEKGCRASRLSNPVPEEVKLARRDALMSLQQAISRANLKRLVGRRLPILVEGLHSETEYLAVGRLPGQAPEVDGCVLIVDGEAKAGDIVLGEILKAHAYDLEARLLPSSSHELQRFPEI; via the coding sequence ATGGTTAAGAAAGCTGCGGTGGTGAGTCTAGGGTGCGCCAAGAATTTGGTGGACAGTGAGGTCCTGGCCGCTCAGATCCGTCATATGGGCTACGAGATCGTCGACGATGCTTTGCAGGCGGAACTCATTGTGGTCAACACTTGTGGTTTCTTGGAATCGGCGGTGCAAGAAGCGGTGGACCATATCCTGGAAATGTCGCGATGCAAGGAGGAAGGAGCCTGCGCGCATCTGGTGGCGGTCGGGTGCATGGTACAGCGTTACGGCCGTAAGCTCGTTGCCTTGCTTCCTGAAGTGGATCTTTTCCTCGGCACATCCTACTACCATCGATTTGCAGAGGTTTTCACCGAATTTCTTCGAAAAGGTTCACCCACAATTCTTCTGGATCGTCCCGGTTATTTTTATCATGGAGGAATTCAACGCCTGCCGTCCACACCGGCCCATTGGGCTTACGTGAAAATCGCTGAAGGTTGCAGCCATCGTTGTTCCTTTTGCCTGATTCCGGCTCTGCGCGGCCCGTGTCGCAGCCGCACCGTGGAGGACGTGGTTCAAGAGGTTCGTGATCTTGTGCAGGCCGGTGTGGTGGAAGTCAACCTGATTGCTCAGGACACCACCGCTTTTGGATCGGACCTCGGACAGTCCGGCGCTTTGTGCCGCCTTTTGGAAGCTCTCGAGGAAGTTTCGGGACTGCGATGGGTGCGCTTGTTGTACACGTCTCCTTTCGGTATCCACGATGAACTTTTGCGTACCATGGCCGGCAGTTCCAAGGTGGTTCCTTACCTGGACATTCCCTTTCAGCATTGTGTCCCAAGGATTCTGGAAGCCATGCATCGGCGTGAAAAATGTCTTCACCCCATGGATCTTATCGATCGAGTACGCACCCTGTTGCCCGAGGTGTCTCTAAGGACGTCGCTCATGGTGGGATTTCCCGGAGAAACCGAAGACGATTTTCGCGAACTTTGCCGATTTGTGGAGGCAGTACGATTTGACCATATGGGTGTTTTTGCTTTTTCCGCCGAAAAGGGCTGTCGAGCTTCCCGCCTTTCGAATCCTGTTCCCGAAGAGGTGAAGTTGGCCAGGCGGGATGCTCTCATGTCTCTTCAACAAGCCATATCACGAGCTAATCTTAAACGGCTGGTAGGGCGTCGTCTGCCGATCCTAGTGGAAGGGCTGCATTCGGAAACGGAATACTTGGCCGTCGGCCGGCTTCCCGGCCAAGCCCCTGAAGTGGACGGGTGTGTGCTGATTGTGGATGGAGAAGCCAAGGCCGGGGACATTGTGCTAGGAGAAATTCTTAAGGCTCACGCCTATGACTTGGAAGCCCGCCTTCTTCCTTCCTCGTCTCACGAACTCCAGAGGTTTCCGGAAATCTGA
- a CDS encoding polyprenyl synthetase family protein, with amino-acid sequence MTVSAVPHAIPTSTKGDLLKARIYASIRPELERIEQAIRRHLSSSVPLIEVVGRYIMESGGKRLRPLLMVLSSKLCGYEGDKDADLSVVFEFLHAATLLHDDVVDNAEIRRTKPAANTLWGNPAVVLVGDFLYSKAILMTVLYNNLRILEVLSDTTTRMAEGEVLQLIHSDDLETDEPSYMEVIIRKTAVLMSAACRIGAIFAQASTVQEKALSDYGLHLGIAFQLIDDALDYVGTVGELGKPVGNDLQEGKATLPLIYAMAQADAARRDLIRKVFTAEHQSMQEIQTVQRLVQELGGVDYTVQRAAEHVAMAKQNLDAFPPCPTKSLLQDIADYVLCRRS; translated from the coding sequence GTGACTGTATCTGCCGTCCCCCATGCCATCCCCACCTCCACGAAAGGTGATCTACTCAAAGCTCGTATTTACGCGAGCATTCGTCCTGAATTGGAGCGCATTGAACAGGCCATTCGGCGGCATTTGAGTTCCAGTGTGCCGCTCATCGAGGTGGTAGGCCGATACATCATGGAGAGTGGGGGAAAACGCCTTCGTCCCCTTTTAATGGTACTATCTTCGAAGCTGTGCGGCTATGAAGGGGATAAGGACGCTGATCTTTCCGTGGTGTTTGAATTCCTTCATGCCGCCACCCTTTTGCATGACGATGTGGTGGACAATGCGGAAATACGACGCACAAAACCGGCCGCCAACACCCTTTGGGGCAATCCGGCGGTGGTTCTTGTGGGGGATTTTCTCTATTCCAAAGCCATCCTCATGACCGTCCTTTACAACAACCTACGCATCCTGGAAGTCCTTTCAGACACCACCACACGCATGGCCGAGGGTGAAGTCCTGCAGCTGATTCATTCCGATGACTTGGAAACCGATGAACCGTCCTACATGGAAGTCATCATTCGAAAGACGGCCGTGCTGATGAGTGCGGCTTGTCGTATCGGAGCCATTTTTGCCCAGGCTTCCACGGTTCAGGAAAAGGCTTTGAGCGATTACGGGCTTCATTTAGGCATTGCCTTTCAGCTTATTGACGACGCATTGGACTATGTGGGAACCGTCGGAGAATTGGGAAAACCCGTTGGGAACGACCTTCAGGAAGGCAAGGCCACACTTCCTTTGATTTACGCCATGGCCCAGGCCGATGCGGCTCGCCGCGACCTGATTCGAAAGGTCTTCACGGCGGAACACCAATCAATGCAGGAGATCCAGACCGTTCAGCGTCTGGTTCAGGAATTGGGCGGTGTGGATTACACGGTGCAACGCGCCGCTGAACACGTGGCCATGGCCAAGCAAAACCTCGATGCCTTCCCCCCCTGTCCCACCAAGTCTCTCCTGCAAGATATCGCCGACTACGTCCTTTGCCGGCGTTCCTAG
- a CDS encoding bifunctional precorrin-2 dehydrogenase/sirohydrochlorin ferrochelatase gives MYKVESLPQHPPMYPLFLSLKDRVCLVVGGGAVGERKVRKLLAHGALVRLVARELTPWLTDAKNRRLLSYLGPDYDPQQLDGVDLVFAATSDEDLNRRLAEEARNRRVWCNMATAPHLGTCVVPASFRRGPLTIAVATEGLSPAVARRVREKLEEQFGPEWEPCLRFLGELRRRIQGQSRNSAANQELFRKIAELPLTEWIRTQRFSQMIDAVSEVCQGIVPHDQVASLWNKAWNTSC, from the coding sequence TTGTATAAGGTCGAGTCTTTACCCCAACATCCTCCCATGTACCCGCTTTTTCTCTCGCTCAAAGATCGAGTGTGCCTGGTTGTGGGAGGCGGGGCGGTCGGGGAAAGAAAGGTGCGAAAACTCTTGGCACACGGCGCCCTTGTGCGCCTCGTTGCTCGGGAACTCACCCCATGGTTGACGGATGCCAAGAACCGCCGCCTGCTTTCTTACCTCGGACCCGACTATGATCCGCAACAGTTGGACGGAGTCGATCTGGTTTTTGCGGCCACCAGTGACGAGGATCTCAACCGCCGTCTTGCCGAGGAGGCTCGAAACCGCCGTGTGTGGTGTAACATGGCTACGGCACCTCATCTGGGCACCTGCGTTGTGCCAGCATCCTTTCGACGTGGCCCCTTGACCATCGCAGTAGCCACGGAAGGCTTGAGTCCTGCCGTTGCTCGAAGGGTTCGTGAAAAGCTCGAGGAACAGTTCGGTCCTGAATGGGAACCCTGTCTACGGTTCCTGGGAGAATTGCGCCGGCGCATTCAGGGCCAAAGCCGAAACAGCGCCGCCAACCAGGAACTGTTTCGCAAGATTGCGGAACTTCCGTTGACGGAATGGATTCGAACTCAAAGATTTTCCCAGATGATCGACGCCGTTTCCGAAGTTTGTCAGGGCATTGTCCCGCATGATCAAGTGGCATCTTTATGGAACAAGGCATGGAACACCTCCTGCTGA
- the ccsB gene encoding c-type cytochrome biogenesis protein CcsB, translated as MEHLLLILAVCCYCVGSVGYFIFLLRNGENAHRAALFVLVAGMLSHGAAIVLRSLEAGHLAVTSLSEALSFFSFLLVGAYLILQNRLRLRILGAFVAPLAAAFMFASAILPSHMISDSPLMKSAWVWIHVSTLFAANALFAVAFAAGVLYLYQERTIKKKKRGPFSDRLPALERLDRVNHVCLLTGFPLMTVGLLAGFLYASTVWKSPWNWDPKEIFALMTWLIYAVLLHERLAVGWRGRKAAWLAIFGFSFVLLTFLGVNLFLKGHHTLFSSQ; from the coding sequence ATGGAACACCTCCTGCTGATCCTTGCCGTATGCTGCTATTGTGTCGGCTCCGTGGGCTATTTCATTTTCCTTTTACGAAACGGGGAAAATGCGCATCGGGCCGCTCTGTTCGTCCTGGTGGCCGGAATGCTTTCGCATGGCGCCGCCATCGTGCTGCGCTCCCTAGAGGCAGGTCATTTGGCGGTCACCAGCCTCTCGGAAGCCCTTTCTTTTTTCTCATTCCTTCTGGTGGGAGCCTACCTGATCCTACAAAACCGTTTACGTTTACGTATTCTGGGAGCCTTTGTGGCCCCTTTGGCCGCAGCTTTCATGTTCGCTTCGGCCATCTTGCCTTCCCACATGATTTCCGACTCACCCCTTATGAAAAGCGCGTGGGTGTGGATTCATGTGAGCACGCTATTCGCCGCTAACGCCTTGTTTGCTGTGGCTTTTGCAGCCGGGGTGCTCTACCTTTACCAGGAACGGACGATTAAGAAAAAAAAGCGCGGGCCCTTTTCCGATCGCTTACCCGCCTTGGAACGGTTGGATAGGGTCAATCACGTGTGCCTGCTCACGGGATTTCCTCTAATGACAGTAGGTCTTTTGGCTGGGTTTCTCTATGCCAGCACCGTCTGGAAATCCCCATGGAATTGGGACCCTAAGGAAATTTTTGCTTTGATGACTTGGCTCATCTACGCCGTCCTGCTTCATGAGCGCCTCGCCGTAGGTTGGCGCGGTCGCAAGGCGGCCTGGTTGGCAATCTTTGGATTTTCCTTTGTTTTGCTGACTTTTTTGGGGGTTAACCTTTTTCTTAAAGGGCATCATACCCTGTTTTCCTCACAATGA